The proteins below come from a single Ovis aries strain OAR_USU_Benz2616 breed Rambouillet chromosome 18, ARS-UI_Ramb_v3.0, whole genome shotgun sequence genomic window:
- the NR2F2 gene encoding COUP transcription factor 2 isoform X1 has product MAMVVSTWRDPQDEVPGSQGSQASQAPPVPGPPPGAPHTPQTPGQGGPASTPAQTAAGGQGGPGGPGSDKQQQQQHIECVVCGDKSSGKHYGQFTCEGCKSFFKRSVRRNLSYTCRANRNCPIDQHHRNQCQYCRLKKCLKVGMRREAVQRGRMPPTQPSHGQFALTNGDPLNCHSYLSGYISLLLRAEPYPTSRFGSQCMQPNNIMGIENICELAARMLFSAVEWARNIPFFPDLQITDQVALLRLTWSELFVLNAAQCSMPLHVAPLLAAAGLHASPMSADRVVAFMDHIRIFQEQVEKLKALHVDSAEYSCLKAIVLFTSDACGLSDVAHVESLQEKSQCALEEYVRSQYPNQPTRFGKLLLRLPSLRTVSSSVIEQLFFVRLVGKTPIETLIRDMLLSGSSFNWPYMAIQ; this is encoded by the exons ATGGCAATGGTAGTCAGCACGTGGCGCGACCCCCAGGACGAGGTGCCCGGCTCTCAGGGCAGCCAGGCCTCGCAGGCGCCGCCCGTGCCCGGCCCGCCGCCCGGCGCCCCGCACACGCCACAGACGCCCGGCCAAGGGGGCCCGGCCAGCACGCCGGCCCAGACGGCAGCCGGCGGCCAAGGCGGCCCTGGCGGGCCGGGCAGcgacaagcagcagcagcagcagcacatcgaGTGCGTGGTGTGCGGGGACAAGTCGAGCGGCAAGCACTACGGGCAGTTCACGTGCGAAGGCTGCAAGAGCTTCTTCAAGCGCAGCGTGCGGAGGAACCTGAGCTACACGTGCCGCGCCAACCGGAACTGTCCCATCGACCAGCACCACCGCAACCAGTGCCAGTACTGCCGCCTCAAAAAGTGCCTCAAAGTGGGCATGAGACGGGAAG CCGTGCAGAGGGGCAGGATGCCGCCCACCCAGCCGAGCCACGGGCAGTTCGCGCTGACCAACGGGGATCCCCTCAACTGCCACTCCTACCTGTCCGGATATATCTCCCTGCTGCTGCGCGCGGAGCCCTACCCCACGTCGCGCTTCGGCAGCCAGTGCATGCAGCCCAACAACATCATGGGCATCGAGAACATTTGCGAACTGGCCGCGCGGATGCTCTTCAGCGCCGTCGAGTGGGCCCGCAACATCCCCTTCTTCCCCGACCTGCAGATCACCGACCAGGTGGCCCTGCTCCGCCTCACCTGGAGCGAGCTGTTCGTTCTGAACGCGGCCCAGTGCTCCATGCCCCTCCACGTCGCCCCGCTCCTGGCCGCTGCCGGCCTCCACGCCTCGCCCATGTCCGCCGACCGGGTGGTCGCCTTTATGGACCACATACGGATCTTCCAAGAGCAAGTGGAGAAGCTAAAAGCGCTGCACGTCGACTCCGCCGAGTACAGCTGCCTCAAGGCCATAGTCCTGTTCACCTCAG ATGCCTGTGGTCTCTCTGATGTAGCCCATGTGGAAAGCTTGCAGGAAAAGTCCCAGTGTGCTTTGGAAGAATACGTTAGGAGCCAGTACCCCAACCAACCAACACGATTCGGAAAGCTTTTGCTTCGCCTCCCTTCCCTCCGCACGGTCTCCTCCTCAGTCATAGAGCAATTGTTTTTCGTCCGTTTGGTAGGTAAAACCCCCATCGAAACCCTCATCCGGGATATGTTACTGTCTGGCAGCAGTTTTAACTGGCCGTATATGGcaattcaataa
- the NR2F2 gene encoding COUP transcription factor 2 — translation MQAVWDLEQGKYGFAVQRGRMPPTQPSHGQFALTNGDPLNCHSYLSGYISLLLRAEPYPTSRFGSQCMQPNNIMGIENICELAARMLFSAVEWARNIPFFPDLQITDQVALLRLTWSELFVLNAAQCSMPLHVAPLLAAAGLHASPMSADRVVAFMDHIRIFQEQVEKLKALHVDSAEYSCLKAIVLFTSDACGLSDVAHVESLQEKSQCALEEYVRSQYPNQPTRFGKLLLRLPSLRTVSSSVIEQLFFVRLVGKTPIETLIRDMLLSGSSFNWPYMAIQ, via the exons ATGCAAGCGGTTTGGGACCTTGAACAAGGCAAATATGGTTTTG CCGTGCAGAGGGGCAGGATGCCGCCCACCCAGCCGAGCCACGGGCAGTTCGCGCTGACCAACGGGGATCCCCTCAACTGCCACTCCTACCTGTCCGGATATATCTCCCTGCTGCTGCGCGCGGAGCCCTACCCCACGTCGCGCTTCGGCAGCCAGTGCATGCAGCCCAACAACATCATGGGCATCGAGAACATTTGCGAACTGGCCGCGCGGATGCTCTTCAGCGCCGTCGAGTGGGCCCGCAACATCCCCTTCTTCCCCGACCTGCAGATCACCGACCAGGTGGCCCTGCTCCGCCTCACCTGGAGCGAGCTGTTCGTTCTGAACGCGGCCCAGTGCTCCATGCCCCTCCACGTCGCCCCGCTCCTGGCCGCTGCCGGCCTCCACGCCTCGCCCATGTCCGCCGACCGGGTGGTCGCCTTTATGGACCACATACGGATCTTCCAAGAGCAAGTGGAGAAGCTAAAAGCGCTGCACGTCGACTCCGCCGAGTACAGCTGCCTCAAGGCCATAGTCCTGTTCACCTCAG ATGCCTGTGGTCTCTCTGATGTAGCCCATGTGGAAAGCTTGCAGGAAAAGTCCCAGTGTGCTTTGGAAGAATACGTTAGGAGCCAGTACCCCAACCAACCAACACGATTCGGAAAGCTTTTGCTTCGCCTCCCTTCCCTCCGCACGGTCTCCTCCTCAGTCATAGAGCAATTGTTTTTCGTCCGTTTGGTAGGTAAAACCCCCATCGAAACCCTCATCCGGGATATGTTACTGTCTGGCAGCAGTTTTAACTGGCCGTATATGGcaattcaataa
- the NR2F2 gene encoding COUP transcription factor 2 isoform X2 has protein sequence MPPTQPSHGQFALTNGDPLNCHSYLSGYISLLLRAEPYPTSRFGSQCMQPNNIMGIENICELAARMLFSAVEWARNIPFFPDLQITDQVALLRLTWSELFVLNAAQCSMPLHVAPLLAAAGLHASPMSADRVVAFMDHIRIFQEQVEKLKALHVDSAEYSCLKAIVLFTSDACGLSDVAHVESLQEKSQCALEEYVRSQYPNQPTRFGKLLLRLPSLRTVSSSVIEQLFFVRLVGKTPIETLIRDMLLSGSSFNWPYMAIQ, from the exons ATGCCGCCCACCCAGCCGAGCCACGGGCAGTTCGCGCTGACCAACGGGGATCCCCTCAACTGCCACTCCTACCTGTCCGGATATATCTCCCTGCTGCTGCGCGCGGAGCCCTACCCCACGTCGCGCTTCGGCAGCCAGTGCATGCAGCCCAACAACATCATGGGCATCGAGAACATTTGCGAACTGGCCGCGCGGATGCTCTTCAGCGCCGTCGAGTGGGCCCGCAACATCCCCTTCTTCCCCGACCTGCAGATCACCGACCAGGTGGCCCTGCTCCGCCTCACCTGGAGCGAGCTGTTCGTTCTGAACGCGGCCCAGTGCTCCATGCCCCTCCACGTCGCCCCGCTCCTGGCCGCTGCCGGCCTCCACGCCTCGCCCATGTCCGCCGACCGGGTGGTCGCCTTTATGGACCACATACGGATCTTCCAAGAGCAAGTGGAGAAGCTAAAAGCGCTGCACGTCGACTCCGCCGAGTACAGCTGCCTCAAGGCCATAGTCCTGTTCACCTCAG ATGCCTGTGGTCTCTCTGATGTAGCCCATGTGGAAAGCTTGCAGGAAAAGTCCCAGTGTGCTTTGGAAGAATACGTTAGGAGCCAGTACCCCAACCAACCAACACGATTCGGAAAGCTTTTGCTTCGCCTCCCTTCCCTCCGCACGGTCTCCTCCTCAGTCATAGAGCAATTGTTTTTCGTCCGTTTGGTAGGTAAAACCCCCATCGAAACCCTCATCCGGGATATGTTACTGTCTGGCAGCAGTTTTAACTGGCCGTATATGGcaattcaataa